The following proteins are co-located in the Clavibacter capsici genome:
- the rplS gene encoding 50S ribosomal protein L19, whose amino-acid sequence MHILDSVDKASLRSDIPDFRAGDTVKVHVNIVEGSRSRIQVFQGIVIGRQGEGVRETFCVRKVSFQVGVERTFPVHSPVIDHIEVVTRGDVRRAKLYFLRDLRGKKAKIKEKRS is encoded by the coding sequence ATGCACATCCTCGATTCCGTCGACAAGGCGTCGCTGCGGTCGGACATCCCCGACTTCCGCGCCGGCGACACGGTCAAGGTCCACGTCAACATCGTCGAGGGCAGCCGCTCGCGCATCCAGGTGTTCCAGGGCATCGTCATCGGCCGCCAGGGCGAGGGCGTCCGCGAGACGTTCTGCGTCCGCAAGGTCAGCTTCCAGGTCGGCGTCGAGCGCACCTTCCCGGTGCACTCCCCGGTCATCGACCACATCGAGGTCGTGACGCGCGGCGACGTGCGCCGGGCCAAGCTGTACTTCCTGCGCGACCTGCGCGGCAAGAAGGCGAAGATCAAGGAGAAGCGCTCCTAG
- the lepB gene encoding signal peptidase I, with protein sequence MTDGTTPVETRSSGRHSGSTSRGWKTFLRDVLVIFVVALLVSVLIKAFLIRSFYIPSASMEDTLQIDDRIVVNQLTPRFVPLQHGDVVVFRDPGGWLLPSPEVDKPPLAAAVDWALTTVGLSASDSNDHLIKRLIGLPGDHVVCCNSLGQMSVNDVPLDEPYIKLQPGESRASQIDFDVTVPADSLWVMGDNRDNSQDSRYNVDGPTKGFVPIDNVVGRAFVITWPVDRWTLLDDYPQTFGDVPDPAPAG encoded by the coding sequence ATGACAGATGGCACGACGCCCGTGGAGACGAGATCCTCGGGCAGGCACAGCGGCAGCACGTCCCGAGGATGGAAGACGTTCCTCCGGGACGTCCTCGTGATATTCGTGGTCGCCCTCCTCGTATCGGTCCTGATCAAGGCGTTCCTGATCCGGTCGTTCTACATCCCCTCCGCGTCGATGGAGGACACGCTGCAGATCGACGACCGCATCGTGGTCAACCAGCTCACGCCCCGCTTCGTGCCCCTGCAGCACGGGGACGTCGTGGTGTTCCGCGATCCGGGCGGTTGGCTCCTCCCGTCGCCCGAGGTCGACAAGCCGCCGCTGGCCGCCGCGGTCGACTGGGCGCTCACCACCGTCGGGCTGTCCGCGTCGGACAGCAACGACCACCTCATCAAGCGCCTCATCGGGCTGCCGGGCGACCACGTCGTCTGCTGCAACTCGCTGGGCCAGATGAGCGTGAACGACGTGCCGCTCGACGAGCCGTACATCAAGCTGCAGCCGGGCGAGAGCCGTGCCTCGCAGATCGACTTCGACGTCACCGTCCCCGCGGACTCGCTCTGGGTCATGGGCGACAACCGCGACAACTCCCAGGACTCCCGCTACAACGTCGACGGCCCCACCAAGGGCTTCGTGCCGATCGACAACGTCGTCGGCCGGGCGTTCGTGATCACGTGGCCGGTCGACCGCTGGACGCTCCTCGACGACTACCCGCAGACCTTCGGCGACGTGCCGGATCCCGCTCCCGCCGGCTGA